Below is a genomic region from Ostrea edulis chromosome 10, xbOstEdul1.1, whole genome shotgun sequence.
GATTTTTATAATGTATGCATGCATTATAAAATGAGCATTTtaataaaagataattaaaaacaataagATGTAATGAACCTGAGACGAGTGACAGACCCTCGGACGGCGCTCCTATACGCGTGCTGTTCTCTACACATCCACGGTAAGCCGTGTGTTCAGACGCATTTATATATAGAACTTCATATCCAGAagtttgtattttaaatttaaCAAAAACATTCCGTTATCATGCAATATGGTTTTTGTAATATATCGTGTGTGATACTTGGAAACCGTTTTTCAAGTTAAGAAAAAGCCATGCTAATAAACAAAAATCAGACTGAACTGCAGCAAAGTCACATGCGGTGTGGTAATTTGAGTGTCTTTTGAAGCGTTTGGTATGTGATAGTACCTTCAAAGATTTCCAGTAGACGATTACAGTCACGTAGCATTGAACGGATTATGTGAAGAAAAACAGTCAAACTGAAATACAACAAAGTCACATATGGTGTAgtaatttgaatgttttactTTGTTTTATGATTATACCTTCAGAAATTTACATTAGATGTTAATAGTCCGTTTTCCTCGTCTGAGACAGCGGCCACTACGCGACAAAAATAGattcacatttttaaaagataaacatCATATCTGAGAAAGGAGATTTTGATGCAAGGAAGACATAGGTTGTTGACAGCCCCACATTTCTATCATATTTAGCTCTGTTTTACAATAAAACGGCGCAACCACCAGTCATGCAGTATTAAATCGAAATGCATGTAGCGGTTGTGTATGATTATATGCTGTTCACGCTTCACGTTTTTATTCATCTTGTGAGTTAAATGATAAgcttacatatacatgtatacaacttttgtttaaataattactttttaaaatttgtagaaCATTACCAATATAATAAGTTTAAGAAAACATGATTTATGACAGATATACCCCTCACGGACATTGTATCTTGGGAAAAATCATATCTTTTTCAAGGATGCTGGTGAATGAACTGGGGTTTGGGCTGTATACTTGACACAGGGTACTGCAGGTAGTAACAATCTGTATCCTTCATGGTATCGGAAAATGACGTGCAGAAATGAAAAAATGTGTTTCGGTTTTCAACCCTTGTtgccatgtgacctgaaaactGGGTCGTTACGTTTCATGTTTTACCGAATTCTTCACATGCTTTAAACCGACATTATACACAACGAGAAAATCTTTACCTACTGCTCCTACAAGTAAGATCCCCGACGGTCCTTATTGAGAATATTCATTTTACGTTATTGGCCGGGTTGCACAACGTGCAAACGGCTTACAGAATGGTGAATAGCGGTTGGGCGTTCCTGTAAtcattttgtgtaatcaactccgcTTACACCTCTAACTTTacgttcctcaaactttgtacatttgTTATGGATATATTGAAGATGTGCCTgcatctttttgaaagtgatcagacatttttggaaaagaattacatgtagttgaacttcgccatttttaagcatgtcttgaatattttgtgtaattaactcctctcacacctctaGCTTTACATTTCTCAAACTGTGTACGTTTGTTGTGGatatattgaagatgtgcatgtgtcattttgaaagtgatcagacattttttgaaattACACGTATTTGAACTCAGTCATTTTTAAGAATTTCTTGAATACacggtacctattttgtgtaatcaactcctcttacaccTCTAACTTGGTgttcatcaaactttgtacagttgttatggataTAGTAAATATGTCCATGTGCCTTTTTGAAAGTGGTCAGcaatttttcgaaaaatttacatgtatttttgtaatcaactcctcttacagcatttatttgacatccttcagaccttgtacaattgttatggaagcattgaaGATGTCCATGTTTCTTATTGgaagtgatcagacattctttgaaaaatttagatGTACATGATGCATGTAGCTGAACATTTTCTAAGGAATGTATATGTACCTACTTTTTGTAACCAACTTCTCTCAcagcttttacttaacattctccagaccttgtacattatagatgtttaAAAGACATTGAAGATAAACATGtgaccttttaaaaaaattccacatcaattgtaatacatgtatattatgtcatttttacagtatgttttgtactgtgctgtctctatgatagataacatattttaaagcaacctggatatttctgttcttgaatcgatttttgttttacatgtaaagtaactttttttttttttttttttacatgcgaatTAACTTACTTTTACATGAATCAAGATATATTTAGTGACCCCAAATTTCTCTCTTATTTTGACGTTCGAACAGCATCTGATAGAGGTTTTTATTTTGGCTTGTCGACAATATAAGACACTCCCACCCccttgaaaaacgatgctacatgcCTTTATGTACATCATAAACATTCTAAAAGTaagtttatgatttttttctttttataatttgaaatcaaattatttgacATTTGTTATAGCGATATATAATATAGCTATATTTGATTGCATTAAATGGCCAAACCATGAGGATCCAGGTTAGAGTAGCTCCTCAGGCTTAtcgcaagaggcgactgaatggggtggtcctttggatgagaccgggtgaaaaaaccaaggccccgtgtcacagctggtgtggcacgataaaatcCCTCCTGCGCAAAGGcggtaagcgctgagcataggcctaaattttgtagcacTTCACCagaaatggtgacgtctccatattataagtgaaatgttctcgagagggacgttaagcaatacacaatcaatcaatttaaatGTTGATATTAATTTGTGTTTAATCAAGTAAAGTACATACAATATTACACCCTTTAAGTCCCAGACGTAAAACTTCCACAAAATAATTAGTAACTGTATTATCATCATCTAACCTCAAATGTTTGTCTCAAAGTAAATTGAAATGGTGAATTATTAGAAATTTAACTAGAGATTATCTCAGAAAGTGCAAACAGACACAAGCAATACgtgtttataattttatttggcGATAAAGGGCACGGCTGATTAAAGTATCAAAAGCAAACAAATCAAGTTCAAATTGTGGGCTGCCTCACACAAATGGCAAGCCTCAAAAGCATCATATCAATGTCAACATCAATTAgggatgaccttgaccctgggagatgcagaggtcaaggtcaaattcaaaaacaaattcaacatatgaccttgaccctgggatatgcaaaggtcaaggtcgagattcaaacacatcaaacaaaCATGGCCTTAAGCCTGGGAGGAGCAGAAATCAAGGccgaattttcaaatcaaatgtcATATTTCACATGTCCATAATAAGCCGCTCGTTGGGCAATGAGCTCACAAGTCACACCAAAGTCATTGTTTCTGTATCAGCCGCACAGACATTTATTTGGGAGTGTAACCTGAAAGATAAAGCAAGCACAAGCAGTATCCTGGTTTCAGAAGAAAAAGCAAAGACACAAAACAGTTCCGGGTGGGTGGGTTTGGGTTTTGAAAATTCAGATATTAAATACAAATTCTTATGAAATAGGGGAACGCCAACCTGTGTGTAGCAGTTATAAATGGAAAAGGTTGATTTAATCCGGggcacttaatttatatatgccCAAGGGAAGTAATTGTAGAGCAATGAAAGACAACTCAAATGGTTTGCAGCCTTCGATAACAGCATCTTATGTGAACATGCGTAACACATAGATGCCAAATTATCTCAGAAAGTGCAAACAGACACAAGCAATACgtgtttataattttatttggcGATAAAGGGCACGGCTGATTAAAGTATCAAAAGCAAACAAATCAAGTTCAAATTGTGGGCTGCCTCACACAAATGGCAAGCCTCAAAAGCATCATATCAATGTCAACATCAATTAgggatgaccttgaccctgggagatgcaaaggtcaaggtcgagattcaaacacatcaaacaaaCATGGCCTTAAGCCTGGGAGGAGCAGAAATCAAGGccgaattttcaaatcaaatgtcatatatttcacatGTCCATAATAAGCCGCTCGTTGGGCCAAAAGACTCAACTGCAAGAGCTTTGCATCAAAGCCCTTTCAGTTGGGTCTCCGCCACCGATTGGGTGGGGGTAAGAGCGGCAGCCGTGCCCTGTCAGGTTACGTGTGGGAAAACTTATAGTGGAGGGTAAACTTGGGCCTTGAATTTCATGATAGATTCCAGCCCGCCTTGCAAGGTATTCAAGAATATTTGATTGCCCAATTGTGATAAATGTACCCCATCGGATTGAAAAAATTGAGGATGGTCGGATATGTCAGGGTAGTGAATGATGGAACCCCCAACCTCGCACACTCTACTCTGAATAAAGGAATTAATTCGTTTTCTAGCTTTCTCCATAGcttttgtgttttgtgtgtatcgCCAGGCAATTCTGGGCAAAATAAGAGACCATATGATGTGTGCACTACAAAATTCTTGTCTTAAATAATGAACCAATTGATTTATTGCCAATCTTATTTTTCTCACAGAAGTTTTACCCAAGTCGTTACCGCCACAGTGGATTAACAAGGCGGTAGGGGAAGGGCCTACTTGCCGTAGGGTCTTTATCTTGTTAATGGCTTTGATCAATTCGAGTCCTCCATAACCCTGCCACCACAATGAAACTTTTATCCTTTCTAAATTGAGATTGGTCCCACCAGGCCTATATAATGACTCTACATGTGCACGTTTTATGATAGATGACCCAAACATCCAAATGAACTGTTCATCTGAAATTACACgatactgattttaaaattttggtatgcGTATATAAGTTTTATAACAATTTGATGCCCATCTTCCTGAGGATTGTATAACACTGGGTGGAAACCCTCTTACTGCCAATTCCGTGCTGGCCCCTATTCTAAAGGAATGAGATTTATAGGCTTTTGTATCCAATTTGAGAGCTGATATTGCCTTTTCCAAGACGGATGTAAATTGATACCTAGTAACAGGGGAACcacaaaaatgacaaaaaagtgGACCTTTATGCTTTGGCCTCATCATCAAGAACTTTGTGAGTATTTTGTAAGGGCAAGCAATATCACCCGTGCTTTGGATTTGTAAAGTTGTTCCCCTGCCAGCTTGGTCAGTTTTGGAAAATTTTATTTCCAGCTGCAGGCATGAATTGATGTGATCAATATGTAGATTTTCCCTCAGTAAGACCCTTTGATTGTTTTTGTGTGATACCACTACTTCACTAACTCTCAAGAACCCATGAAAGGCAGtagtgaaggcagcagaaaacAATAGTGTTTCATAGTTGTTTGTGCATACACTGGGCAGTATTGCTATTATATCTTGCAAAAGTTGCTTTGTAATTGGCAATCTGCAATCCTGCGTATGGGCAATACGTTTCAGACCTTGCAATAACTTAGTTACCAAGAATTGGTTGGTCGGATCTTGGTAGCCTTGCAATTTTACAAAGTGGGATAAACCTGCTAGGTAGGAACGCACTGTTGCATAGGTAAGACCCTTGAGTGACAAGTATGCTACAAACTGAACTACTGAATCGAGAGAGGGTGGCCATGGGGAATTATGACCCTGTTCACTACAAAAACTATTATAAGCCTGGAGACCAGTTTGGTATGCCTTGTGCGTATTTTCAGAGAGGGCTGCATGAAGAAGTTTGTTTACTTCAGCTTGGAGATGAGAGACTGGAAGCTGGCTGGAACGCTCAGCGGTGAGGTCTGTGCATGAGGTGCGACCTGGTGGAAGCGTTGCCACTGTTTACGAGATATTGAATCAgcaatttcattacattttgtatttatgtatactgCCCTGAACAACAAGTTGTTCAACATACATTTTATTATGAAAGGACGGAGCAAACTCATCACTCTTTTTGATTTGGATGTTTGCTTGTTGAGGATAGTGACCAGTGCCTGGTTATCAATGTGAAACAGTACCTTCCTATTTTCAAGATTTCTCCCCCATAGACTTATGGCTAATACCACTGGGATCAACTCAAGTGTTGTCATGTCTGAAAGGATGTCTGTTCTATCCCAACCCGAAGGCCAAGGAAAGTAGCACCATTCCCCTTGAAAGTATGCCCCACAGCCCAGATCCTTAGCACCTGAGCTGTCTGTAAACAAATCTAGCACTAAGTTGGAAGACCACTCCGACTCACAAAAGTACACTTTCCCATTAAAGTCTTGTAAAAATGTTAACCATAAGTGCATATCTTCCTTCATTTCTTGATTCAATTTCACTGAGTGGTGTGGCTGCCGCACACCAATGGTTGCATCATGCATTCGCCTAACAAAAGCCCTGCCTGGTGCAATAGCTTTAGTAAAGAAATTGAGCTTCCCTAACATTGACTGTAATTGACGTAGTGTTACCCGCTTTCTGCCTACAAGTTGCTTTAGCAATAGATTAAGTTCTATGCACTTTGCAGTTGGAACCCGTACCATCATGTCAACGGTATCAATTTCTAGCCCTAAAAACACTAGACTATGTGTGGGACCTAAAGATTTGTCCTCTGCCAATGGAACCCCTAATTCCTGACTTGTTTGTTTAAATGTAACCATTAACtttgaacaatttaaaaaatccttgccagcgaaaataaaatcatctaGGTAATGATCAATGGTAGTCAAGCCACTCTTTTGTTCCACAACCCATTGTAAAAAAGTAGCAAACTCCTCGAAAACTTTGCATGATAAAGAACAACCCATTGGAAGGCACTTGTCTATGTAATAATTTCCATCTACCTTGATTCCCAGTAGGTCAAAGTCACCTGGATTAATAGGTAGCAGTCTAAATGCTGATTTAATATCCATCTTCCCAATATAAGCCCCCCTACCTACTTTAGCTAACATTTGGACAACAGCATCAAAAGATGCATAATGCACTGTGGATTCTAAAGGGTCAATATACAGGTTCACGCTATTATCTGGAGGAAATGACAAATGAGTAATAAGGCGCCACCCTGAATTATCACCTTTCGGAACAATTCCAATAGGAGATATGCGCAGATTAGATATAGGCAGTTTCTTAAATGGTCCTCCAATCCTTCCTAATTTAAcctcattgtttattttttccataaTTTCGTGGGGATGTTGACATGCTGAAACTAAATTACTATTTTCTAAATGGGTTCTTGGGCCTGAATAATGTAAATGGAATCCAAAAGAAAATCCTGACAATAATTTGTTTGCTACAGATCTATTGGGATAGTTTACCAGGTACTTTTTTAGCACCGATTTATTGATTGGGGTTTTTCCTAGTTCCCATATGTTTTTGGTTGCCAGCATTACTGAATTTGTGTGGTTGTGGTGACTGTTGTCTCCAATATTGATGTTGGTTTTGAAACCCTGCATGGTGATTGGACGAGGTGTACGAGGGGCTTGGGCGATGAAAAGATGATTGACCCGATTTTTGTCCATAAGGTGTGTAGAACTGGGGCTTATTTGGATTGCAATTAACTTGCGGGTGCAGGCCACTACGAGTGCACGAATGAGAATAATGGCATTGCATTTTTGTGCAAATGCCCTTAAAGTTGTAGTCGAAGCACTTTTGTGTTGTTTGTGATGGAATGTAGGGCTTAGGTGACATATAAAGTAGCCATAATTCTGTATCAACTTCCCCCCAGGAGCTGACTGGATTGATAGCCTTGCGAAGTCGGTATTGGGTGTCATAATCAAACCAACTTACTGCCCCTCTTGCTGCCCCTAGCCTTACTGTATGGATGTACTTTAGTAACTCAGATGATTTAGCAGGGTGTGAGGCCAGATATATTGATGCAAATATTAGCATTGCATCGGTCCATTTATCAATGGAGTCAATCTTTTTTGTCGCCTCTttggtgattatctcccctgcACTAGTGAGTACCAAGTTTCTTTGACTTGTATTAGCCCCATGACCCCCAGCAGATGGGATGAGGGATTGAAGTTCAATAAATTTCCCTTGCACTATATTGTGCCTAACTGACTCGCTAACATGCATGCCTAAATTATGCACTGATTGCATAGGTACAACATCATTACCTTCTGCTGGCTGCTGTACCCCTGGTGGGCTCTGCTGTGGGGGAAGTGAGATTGTCTGTATATGCTGCTGTGGAATCTGCAGATTGTGTTGGTCCTCTGTACCCTGCAGCGGGGCCGGTAAACTTAACTGGGAATGAGAAGGGTACTGTGGGGTCTCCATCGATTGACGACTTTTATCCTTGTCAGGTTGTGGATCAGGCGGTGGCATAGCTTGGCCGTCTTGCCGTCTCCCCCTTTTGGCCCTTTTGGGTGGTTGGTCGGATGTCTGTCGTTTGCGTGGCATGACAGTTGACCGCCTTGTGCAATGATTCCCTCAATGAAAATTCAACTCatttaaatcatatacatgtacctacatatATCGGTAAATGAAGATCGAATAATACAGATCTCTAGCTTTTCGGTCCGGGGTAATgcatattgcttataggaaagAATTGACCGAAATCCCGTAACTGCTAGAGGctatgtattattttgtaaatcaaCTTAACAGATATAAGATAATTTCTAGTCCAGGTAACTGCACCAGGGTATTGACTAGGCATGCAAAGGTAAAAAATACTCAACGTGTTATCCATGAAAACCCCAGTAGCTAAAAATTTCGCATCTCGATCCCGATTTGAATTTATGACGTCAGTCGCCAAGTCCTGCGAGTGTAGCTCGCGCGTAAATATATAATGACCACGATATATAACCATTACATTGTACAGAAATTTCAGTCTGACTAACGCCAGTCGCTACTAATTCGCTTCTTGTAGggataattttataattaatatatCTGTAATAGTTTGCATGCGAACAAAAGGAATTAATAAATTCCTTTTGATTTGTAcgataatccccccccccccccccccattaaaattggtaatgaatcataaaaataattaattcgaATCGTTTTCCATTGTACGTACTTTTCACTGTATCAAAATGTCTAGAAAATTTAACAATCAATGTttgatcaattaaaaaaaaaattaaaaaatgtaatgaggAAACCAGCATGGCCGGTGATCAGAGACACAAGTAAATTAGACAAACAATCCTATGCCATCGTTACATCTTATGTactaaaaatgacaaatatatcaattaaacgCAATAAACAATTGTGCTAAACCAAATTTGAGGTTTagtgtatttgaaaattcagaTATTAAATACAAATTCTTATGAAATAGGGGAACGCCAACCTGTGTGTAGCAGTTATAAATGGAAAAGGTTGATTTAATCCGGggcacttaatttatatatgccCAAGGGAAGTAATTGTAGAGCAATGAAAGACAACTCAAATGGTTTGCAGCCTTCGATAACAGCATCTTATGTGAACATGCGTAACACATAGATGCcaaattgtttttatgaaaaactaaTGTCTCCTcactccccaaattggaagtgctccaaataaAACCTCCTTTCCTTAATGtacaggaacatagacattatgaagtCCCATaaccacataggagaagtgttcacaaactattttaaaccctccacccctcagatccaattggatcctcctgtccctacaatatgcacatctgcaaatggcattgaagtatcgtacaaaatttaaagtttatCGGTTAAGCCATAtgggaggagaagcgttcacaagctattttattATCCAACATCTATCTTAGTTCCACTacaacttttaggaaaataattggatcctcccgtcccacaaatatgcacatctacaaatggcaatgaagctttgtacaaattttcaaatatatctgataagccatataggagaagtgttcacaagctattttacatcctcacCCCTCTTAATTAGATCCACTGTAACTTTTacgaaaataattggatcctcccgtcccacaaatatgcacatctacaaatggcaatgaagcattgtacaaattttcaaatctatctgataagccatataagagaagtgttcacaagctattttacatcctcacCCCTCTTAATTAGATCCACTGTAACTTTTacgaaaataattggatcctcagGGATCGACATTAACAGTTGTCCGATTGCCCGAGGCAAGTGAGAACCcagttcggacaagtgaaactcaatacacactTGCCCGATGGGGCAAGTGGTATTTTTGGCAGAAAATGGGATTACtataataattgtgttaagcttgatgaatatcaaatattagaaagtaaaGCCAACTAAATATAGTGTTGCTTTCTTTACCGAATCGTCAGATTATAGCGAAGGTCCATTCTAGTAGATCGTACTGTATTACTAATTGACAGGAAGAGATAATTAAGATAATTAAAATTACTGGTTGACAGGTTTATTAGAGTCTAAAATATTTCGGACAACTAAGTTTGTCATTCGGACAAGTAAAACTTGCCCGAAGGGCAAGTGGGATgaaaagttaatgtctatccctgatcctcctgtcccgaaaatatgcacatctacaaatgacaatgaagcattgtaaaaagtttcaaatctctcagataagccatatacgagaagtgttcacaagattttgtgacagacagacggatggacggaaaTGTCATCCCTTGAAAGAGATTTGCtgttccatatacatgtaccgcaTCAATATGTTTGGATAATAAATCAATTCTCTACATTAGCTCTTACTTATATGTACGCTGTTCAAAAGTATACAtgacagtatatatatatatatatatatatatatatatatatatataggtaaaaaataaaaaagatagaCGAAGACGTTACTAAGCCTTACTAAATGTCTTcgtgtatctatatataataatcaaaTACTTTgggtataaatgtatatttaacctaaatttaattaaaaatgcATCAATACTAGAAA
It encodes:
- the LOC130051007 gene encoding uncharacterized protein LOC130051007 isoform X1 produces the protein MPRKRQTSDQPPKRAKRGRRQDGQAMPPPDPQPDKDKSRQSMETPQYPSHSQLSLPAPLQGTEDQHNLQIPQQHIQTISLPPQQSPPGVQQPAEDEQFIWMFGSSIIKRAHVESLYRPGGTNLNLERIKVSLWWQGYGGLELIKAINKIKTLRQVGPSPTALLIHCGGNDLGKTSVRKIRLAINQLVHYLRQEFCSAHIIWSLILPRIAWRYTQNTKAMEKARKRINSFIQSRVCEVGGSIIHYPDISDHPQFFQSDGVHLSQLGNQIFLNTLQGGLESIMKFKAQVYPPL
- the LOC130051007 gene encoding AP2-associated protein kinase 1-like isoform X2, which encodes MPRKRQTSDQPPKRAKRGRRQDGQAMPPPDPQPDKDKSRQSMETPQYPSHSQLSLPAPLQGTEDQHNLQIPQQHIQTISLPPQQSPPGVQQPAEGYTPK